The Microbacterium sp. W4I20 genome segment GACGGTCGCCTGGGCCGGAGCATCCGGCTCCTTCGAGCTCAACGTCGCGATTCCCGTCATGGGCACGGCGCTGCTCGAGTCGATCCGCCTGCTGTCGAACGCCTCGCGCGTGCTGGCCGACAAGACGATCGACGGCCTGCAGGCGAACGTCGAGCGTGCCGCCGCGTTCGCCGGCATGAGCCCCTCGATCGTGACCCCGCTGAACAAGCTCATCGGATACGAGGCCGCGGCGAAGATCGCCAAGCACTCGGTCGCCCAGGGCATCACCGTGCGCGACGCCGTGATCGACCTCGGCTACGTCGAGCGCGGGGACCTCACGCTCGAGCAGCTCGACGAGAAGCTCGACCTGCTGTCGATGACCCACCCCGGCTGATCCGGCCGTGACAGACGGATGCCGCGGGGACCTCGGTCCCCGCGGCATCCGTCGTCTCCCGCCCCGCTCCCGGCTCCCGGTCCCCTGGCCCGGCTCCAGTCCCGATTCGCTCATCCGGTCCCGATCTGCCCACTGGTTCCCGGAGTCGGTGAGCAGATCGGGACGCGATGAGCGGAATGGCACAGCACCAGCACCGTCGTGATCAGCAGATGGGGCTCTCTGCACAGCAGAGGTGTGGCGAGGACTTATCCACGGAGCCGTGAACGACGAGCCAGCGGATGCGGAGACTCGGGCATCCTGCCGGACATGCTTCCCGCACCGGAAACCATCAGACGACTCGGCGGCCTCGCCCGTGGCACGCATCTGCAGCGGATGGGCTTCACGAGACGCTCGCTCTCTCGGTCCGTGGCGCGCGGCGACATCGAGCGGATCAGGGATGGCGTGTTCGCCGCCGGTCCGATCGATCCGCAGATACGACTGGCCACCCTCCACGGCGGCGCGCTCACCTGCGCAAGCGTGCTCCAGCTGCTGAAGGTGTGGGTACTCGCTCCCTCGGTCGTCCCGCATGTGTGGGTCGGCGCCCACCGCCGCGCGCATCCGCACGATGGTTGTTCCTGTGTCTCCCACTTCTCCCGGGGCCGACCACCGCTTGGACGGGCTTCCGTCGATGTGGCTCTCGTCCATTTCCTGCGCTGCGCGGGCGACGAGGCGTTCTTCGCCGCGTACGAGTCCGCTCTCCGCCTCCGCCTCCTGTCGACGGCGGCGCGACTTCGCATCAGAGAGATGGTTCCGGCATCGGCGCTCTGGCTCCTCGACCTCGCGCGGGCGGACGCCGACAGCGGGCTCGAATCTCTGCTTCGCCTGCGGTTGCATCTGCTCGGCATCCGCCTCGACTGCCAGGTGAACATCCCCCAGGTGGGTCGTGTCGATTTCGTCATCGGAGCGCGCCTCATCCTCGAGGTCGACGGCAAGGAGAATCACAACAACGGGGCGACCATGCGCCACCGGGATCTCGCGCGCGATGCCGCGGCATCCGCACTGGGGTACGAGACACTGCGCTTCGACTACGCACAGGTCGTGCACGACTGGCCGTCCGTGCAGGCGGCCGTGCTCGCGGCCCTCACTCGTTTGCGCGACCGAGCCTGACCGGCTCGGCCGAGGTCCCGTTCCGCGCACGCCGTCCCGATCCGCTCACTGTAGGCCTGAGCAGATGAGCGAATCGGAGCCGGGTGAGCAGATCGGGACCAACCCGTCAGCTGAGCTCTCCACCCTCCAGGAGTTCGGTGACGAGGGCCGCGATCGCGGAGCGCTCGGAGCGCATCAGCGTCACGTGTCCGAAGAGATCGTGGTCCTTCAGGCTCTCGATCACGCTGGCGATGCCGTCGTGCCGTCCGACGCGCAGGTTGTCGCGCTGGCCGACGTCGTGGGTCAGGATCACCCGCGAATTCTGACCCATGCGGCTGAGCACGGTCAGCAGCACGTTGCGCTCCAGCGACTGGGCCTCGTCGACGATCACGAACGCGTCGTGCAGCGAGCGACCGCGGATGTGCGTGAGCGGAAGCACCTCCAGGAGCCCGCGCTCGATGACCTCTTCGACGACGTTGCCCGAGACGACCGAGCCGAGGGTGTCGAACACCGCCTGACCCCAGGGGCCCATCTTCTCGCCCTGGTCTCCGGGGAGGTACCCGAGCTCCTGCCCGCCCACGGCGAACAGCGGGCGGAAGACGATGATCTTCTTCTGCTGCTGCCGCTCGAGCACCGCCTCGAGGCCGGCGCACAGCGCGAGCGCCGACTTCCCGGTACCGGCGCGCCCTCCGAGCGACACGATCCCGACCTCCTGATCGAGCAGCAGGTCGATGGCGATCCGCTGCTCCGCAGAGCGGCCGTGCATCCCGAAGATGTCCCGGTCGCCGCGCACCAGCCGGTATTCGCCGTCGCCGGTCACCCGCCCGAGGGCCGATCCGCGCTCCGAGTGGATGATGAGCCCGGTGTTGATCGGCAGTCCGCGGGCGTTCTCGCTGATCCCCACTTCACTCTCGTACAGATCGCTGATGTCGTCGCCGGAGAGGTCGAGGGTGGCGATCCCGGTCCACCCGGAGTCGACGGCCTGCTCGGCGAGGTACTCCTCGGCCCGGATGCCGAGCGACGCGGCCTTCACGCGCATCGGCAGATCCTTCGAGACGATCGTCACGTCCTGGCCGTCTTGCGCCAGGTGCATCGCGACCGACAGGATGCGGGTGTCGTTGTCGCTCAGCCGGATGCCGGCGGGCAGCACGGACGAGTCCGTGTTCGCGAGTTCGACGCGGAGCGTGCCGCCCTCACCGACCTCGACGGGGAAGTCGAGGCGGCCGTGCTCGACGCGCAGGTCGTCGAGGTGACGCAGCGCCTGTCGTGCGAAGTAGCCGATCTCGGGGTCGTGGCGCTTGCCCTCGAGCTCGGTGATCACGACGACCGGAAGCACAACCGAGTGCTCGGCGAAGCGGAAGAACGCCTGCGGATCGCTCAGCAGCACCGAGGTGTCGAGCACATAGGTGCGCAGGTCCTGATCCGGCTCGGCGGACGAAGCTCGCCTCGCGGTCTTACGGGTGGACTGCTGCGCGGTGCTGGTGGACTGCTGCGCTGTACGTGTGGTCACGACCCACTCCCGACCCGGGAAATCCCGGCTATTCGAACGAGTCGACCAGGGGGTCACGAGTCGTCAACCTGAGGCCGACCCGACCGGGCTCCTTGCCCGATGCCTTGAACGTACGACCGCTCGGGGTCTTAACCGTGGCTCGACACGCGGGCGATTATTACGCGCTGATGAATGTCTCGTTGCCGAACGACGCGAGCGCATCGTCGAGCAGCTGGAAGGTCGCGGCGTCCGTGCCGGCGTGCGCCGCGATCCGGACGGACGAGCCGCGCGCCGTGACCACCAGACCGGCGTTCGCGAGCGCCGCTGCGAGACGACCGGGTTCGTCCGGCGCCAGCGCGACGATACCCGCGCGTTCCCCCCGTGCCCGGGCGGAGCTCACCGCGATGCCGTGTCGGTCGGCGATCTCGAGCATCGTGTCGACGTGCTCCGCGATCCGCGCCTCGATGGCCGCGACCCCGGCGTCGCGCACGTCGCGCACACCGATGGCGAGGCGCCCCGCGGCCAACGTGTCGGGCGAGCTCACCGTGAAGGCCCGGGCGGATGCCGCTGGTGCGGGCAGCTCGTCCATGACGAGTCCTGTGGTCGTGGTGCCGGTGATCCCGGAGAGCACGGGCGCGATGCGTTCGCGGGCCCGTGGCGAGAACCAGGCGAACCCGCTGCCGCGACCGGCGCGCAGCCATTTGTACCCGTGTCCGACGACCACGTCGGCCACGGTGTAATCCTCGTCCACGATGCCGAACGACTGCACCGCATCGACGATGAGCAGCCGATCCGGCCCGAGGAGTTCGCGGAGTGCGGCGAGGTCGGCGCGGTAGCCGGTCCGGAAGTCCACGTGACTGACGGCGAGAGCCGTGACATCGTCGTCGAGAGCCTCGGCGACGGCATCCGGTGTCACGCGCCCATCCGCCGGGCTGATCCAACGCGGTGTCAGGTCGCGGTCGGAGGCCGTCGATGCCCGCTCGAGGGTGAGGCTCACGCTGGGGAACTCCGCCGTGCCGGCGATCATGGCGCCGGTCAGACCGTAGAGGGCGTGCATGAGCCCCTGCGTGGAGGACGGCTGCAGAGTGACGTCCTCGGCATGCCCGCCGAGCAGTTCACCGATGAGCTCCTGCGCCTGTCCGATGCGCTCGGCGACCAGCGAGAGCGACGACGGCCGACCGCTGCCGAGCAGGTCGGCATCCGCGAAGATCTCCTCGCGCACGGAAGGCGACAACGGTCCGAAGGATGCCCAGTTCAGGTAGCCGGGTTCGTTGTCGAACGTGCCGACGTAGTCCTCGAAAGTGCTCACCGCGTCATTGTGGCACGCGCGCGGTCACCGTCCGAAGCGGCGGTCCCGATCGGCGAAATCGCGGATGGCACGCAGGAAGTCCACCTGGCGCAGATCGGGACCGAGCGCCTCGACGAAGTAGAACTCGCTGTGCGCGCTCTGCCACAGCAGGAAGTCGCTCAGCCGCTGCTCGCCGCTCGTGCGGATGACGAGATCCGGGTCGGGCTGACCACCGGTGTAGAGGTGCTCGCCGATCATCTCGGGCGTGAGGTGGGCGGCGAGGTCTTCCATCGTGCCGCCGGAAGCCTCGTGCTTGGTGATGATGCTGCGCACGGCGTCGACGATCTCATGGCGCCCGCCGTAGCCGACGGCGAGGTTGACGTGCAAGCCGGTGTGCTCCTTCGTGCGCTTCTCCGCATCGGCGAGCACACGAGCCAGCTCGGGCGGCAGGATGTCGGCGCGCCCGACGTGCTGCACGCGCCAGTTGCCCTCTCGGGAGAGCGCCTCGGCGAGCTCCGCGATGATCTCGATCAGGTCGGCGAGCTCGCCGGAGTCGCGCTTGAGCAGGTTGTCGCTGGAGAGCAGGTAGAGCGACACGACTCCGACGCCGAGCTCGTCGCACCAGCCGAGGAACTCGCGCATCTTCGCCGCTCCCGCCCGGTGTCCCTCCGCGGGCGTGGTGTAGCCGAGCTGCCGGGCCCACCGGCGGTTCCCGTCGATCATCATGGCGACATGGTGCGGAACGGTGGCCGGATCGAGGTGGCGTCGCAACCGGCTGGTGTAGAGCCGGTAGAGCGGCCCTCGCCCCTGGCTGTCGCGGGAAATCACCTCCTTACGCTACCGTGCTCGGGCCCGCGGCGGCGGTGCGGATGCTGAGGATAGGTGCGGTGCGCGGCATGGGCGGCGGCTTAGAGTGAGCACGTGAGCACTCCCGAGCCGTCCGACCCCGATCTCCCCCAGCTGCCGCTCCTCGAAGAGGCTGCGGACGATGCTGCAGTCGACATCAAGCCGACCTGGCGCGGATGGATCCACGCGGGCATCTTCCCCGTCGCGATCGTCGTGGGCGTGGTGCTGATCCTGGTGGCGCAGGGCGGGGCGGCCAAGTGGGCGGCCGCCGTGTTCATGGCGAGTTCGCTGCTGCTCTTCGGCAACTCCGCGCTGTACCACCGCATCGACTGGAGCCCGCCGGTCAAGCTGCTCCTGAAGCGCATCGACCACGCCAACATCTTCCTGCTGATCGCGGGAACATACACGCCGCTGGCGGTCCTGGCCCTTCCGCCCGCGAAGGGCAGCCTGCTGCTCTCCCTGGTGTGGGGCGGAACCGTGGTCGGGATCCTGTTCCGCGTCTTCTGGATCCACGCACCGCGCTGGCTCTACGTCGCCCTCTACCTGCTGATGGGGTGGGCGGCGGTCATGTTCATGGCGGACCTGCTGGCGGCGAACGTGACCATGATGGTCCTCGTGATCGTCGGCGGCCTCCTCTACACGGGCGGCGCGATCGTCTATGCGATGAAGAAGCCCAACCCGTGGCCGGGACACTTCGGATTCCACGAGATCTTCCACGTCTGCACGGTCCTGGCGTTCCTCTGCCACTGGACCGCGTGCCTGCTCATCACGCTGGATCCGCTGGTGCCCTCACTGGGCGCGTGACCCGCGCTCAGGTGGCGCGAGGGTCGTCGTCGCCCTCGCGGGTGATCGGCAGGTCGGCGTCGGTCTCGGTCGCCTCATCGGCGGCGCGGGCGGCCTCTTCGGCATCGAGCTCGTCGCGCACCTCTTCGCGGTACCGAACCCGACGGATGCGGCGGTTCATGTCCCAGATCAGGAGGATCACCGCGATCACCAGCAGGACGATCACCGCGAAGCCGACGAAGCCGGGAGTCACTGCCTCGGGAGCCACCGTCATGGAGGGCGTCGGCATCGGGGTCGCGGACAGAGCGAGCATGAATCGGCCTTTCGTACGCAGGTCGCATAACCTGGTATCACCAGCCTAACGACCGGAAGACCCACCCGTGACGACCGCACAAGAGCTCGACGACCGCTATGGCCGCACCCGACGGCGGCGCCTGCCATGGATCCTCGGCGGTTCTGTGGCGCTGCTCGTGGTCGCGGCCTTCGGCTGGATGATCGTCGACCAGTCGATGAACTCCGTGGATGCCGACGATCTCGGCTTCGACCTCGTCGACGAGCACACGGTCGACGTGCGCTTCCAGGTCACCGGAGTGCAGGGCAAGGACGTCGTCTGCATCATCGAGGCCCTCGACGAGGAGTTCGGCGTGGTCGGATGGAAGGTCATGGAGATCCCGGCGGGAGAAAGCCACTCGCAGGCGCTGTCGGCCTCCGTGCCCACCGTCGCCGAGGCCACCACAGGTTTGGTGAACACCTGCTGGGTCGCTTAGACTCGAGGCAGACAGACGACGCCCTGGCACCGTGCCGGGGCGTCTTGGCATATCCCCGGCAGTGCGCCGGCGGGATCCCGAAAGAAGGAGCTTCGTCATGTCCACCGACGCTCAGGTTCCCTTCCTCACGCAGGAAGCGTATGACCGGCTCGTCGCCGAGCTGGAGCACCTGTCCACCACCGGTCGCGATGAGATCGCCAAGCGCATCGAGGCCGCCCGTGAAGAAGGCGACCTCAAGGAGAACGGCGGCTACCACGCCGCGAAGGACGAGCAGGGCAAGCAGGAAGCTCGCATCCGCACGCTCGAGAACCTCCTGAAGACCGCGAAGGTGGGCGAGGCTCCCGCCAGCCGCGGCATCGTCGAGCCCGGAACCGTCGTCACCGCGCTCGTCGCCGGCGGCGAAGAGGTCTTCCTCCTCGGCAGCCGTGAGATCGCCGCAGGCAGCGACCACGACGTCTACAGCGAGGCGAGCCCGCTGGGTCAGGCGATCCTGGGCCTCAAGGTCGGCGAGAAGTCCTCCTACGAGGCGCCCAACGGACGGTCGATCGCCGTCGAGATCGTGGACGTGCAGACCTATACGGGCTGACACTCCGCACAGATGTCGAACGCCCCGGTCTCCTCTGCGGATGCCGGGGCGTTCTCGCGTGCGCAGGACGAGTCCGGCGCCGGGTTGTCCGAGGGTCAGTCGGGCACGATGATCGGTGCGAAGCCCGCCTGGCGCAGCGTGTCGAGGGTGTGCTCGGAGTGCTCGGGTCCGCGCGTCTCCACGCTGAGCTCGAGGATGACGTCGCTGATCTGGAGGCCGTGGCCATGCCGGGTGTGCATGGCCTCGATGACGTTGGCGCCCGCGGCGGCGATGAGCTCCGACACCTGAGCGAGCTGACCGGGACGGTCGGGCAGCGGCACGCGGATGGTGAGGTAGCGGCCGGAGGCGGCGAGCCCGTGCGACACGACGCGCTGCAGCAGCAGGGGATCGATGTTGCCGCCGGAGAGCACGGCCATCGTCGTGCCCGAGGCAGTCACCCTGCCGGCGAGGATCGCGGCGACACCGGCGGCGCCGGCAGGCTCGACGACGACCTTGGCCTGCTCGAGCAGGACGAGGATCGCGCGGGCCAGGTCGTCGTCCGACACGGTCACGACCTCGTCGACGAACTCCCTGATGATCTCGAACGGGATGGCACCGGGACGCGCGACCAGGATGCCGTCGGCGATGGTCGGACGGGTCACGATGTCGACCGGCTCACCCGCCGCGAGCGACGGGGGCATGGCCGCGGCGTTCTCGGCCTGAACCCCGATGACCCGGACCGTGCGACCGAGCTGGGCCGCGCGCGCCTTGACGGCGGCCGCGACACCGGCGATGAGGCCGCCGCCGCCGATCCCGAGCACGATGGTGTCGACCTCCGGGGCGTCCTCGAGGAGCTCGAGGCCGAGGGTCCCCTGGCCGATCACGACATCGCGATGGTCGAAGGGGTGGATCAGGACGGCACCCGTGCGCTCGGCGTACTCCGCCGCCAGGTGGAGCGAGGTCGCCACAGTCTCGCCCTCCAGCACCACTTCGGCGCCGTAGCCGCGCGTCGCGAGCAGCTTGGGCACCGGCACGCCGATCGGCATGAAGATCGTCGCGGTGATGCCGAGCGCCTGGGCAGCGAGAGCGACACCCTGCGCGTGGTTGCCTGCGGATGCCGCGACGACGCCGCGCGACCGCTCTTCGGCGCTGAGTCGGGAGAGGCGGTACGCGGCACCGCGGATCTTGAACGATCCGGTGCGCTGCAGGTTCTCCATCTTGAGCAGCACGGGCGATCCGAGCGCGTCGGAGAGTGCTCTCGAGGGAAGGGTGGGCGTGTGCGAGATCACCTCAGCCAGACTCTGAGCCGCGCGTTCGAACTCGGTCAGGCTGGGGACTTCGCTCATCGATTCCTCCGTCGTGCCTCACGCGGCACCGTGCTCCAGATCAGGTCTCCACTCGGGGCCGCGCCGGTGCGCCACGACCCCGAACTCAGCGTCACCGCCGCGACGTTGATGAAGGCGGCCAGTGGTACCGCGAAGAGGGCTCCAGGGATGCCGGCGATCATGGCACCGCCGGCGACGACGAGCACCACGGCCAGCGGGTGCACCTTCACGGCGGAACCCATCATGATCGGCTGCAGGATATGGCCCTCGATCTGCTGGACGGCCAGCACGACTAGCAGCATCCAGAGTGCGATCCAGGGTCCGTTGTAGACCAGCGCGAGGAACACCGCGACCGCACCGGTGACGACCGCACCGACGATCGGGATGAACGAGCCGAGGAACACCAGCACGGCCACCGGCAGCGCCAGCGGCACCTGCAGGAGGAACGCGCCGAGGCCGATGCCGATCGCGTCGATCGTCGCGACGAAGAGCTGCGTCCGTGCGTAGTTGACGATCGTGCGCCATCCGTTGCGGGCGGCGCCGTCGACGGCCGGGCGGGCGTTGCGCGGGAACAGCTTGACCGTCCAGCGCCAGATCCCGCCGCCGTCGGCCAGAAGGCAGATGAGGGCGAAGAAGGCGAGGAGCGCGCCGGTGAACACGTGGCCGACCGTGGAGCCGATGGCCAGTGCGCCGGACAGCAGTGCCTGCGTCTGCTCCTCGATCATGGCGAAGCCCTGGTCGATGTAGTCGGCGATCTGCTTGTCGGAGAGCTGCAGAGGGCCTTCGTGCAGCCAGACCTGGAAGTCGTCCAGAGCGGAGGTGGTGCTCGCCTGCACGGCCGGCAGCTCGAGCCGCACCTGCCAGATGACCAGCCAGACGAGCCCGGTGACGATGGCGGCAGTTCCCAGGAGCGAGATGGCGATGGCCGCCCAGCGCGGGAACCGGTGCCGCAGCATCCACTCGAACGCGGGCCACAGCAGCGCGGTGATGAGGATCGCGACCATCAGCGGGATGACCAGCAGCTTCAGCAGCATGACCAGCCAGATGAACACCCCGATCGCCGCCGCGATGAGCAGCAGTCGCCACGCGTATGCGGCAGTGATGCGCAGTCGCGGTGGCACCGCCTCATCGGCGTCGGTCGTCACGATCCGGTCGATGGAGACCGGGCGCGGACGGAACAGGTCTCGCAGCCGGGGTCGCTGGTCCTCGCTCATCGCCCAAGTCTACGGCGACCGCAGGCGGGCTCACGACGAGATGTCCCCGGCCGGCGATACGCTGACGACGTGACCGACACCCTCAGCCCCGCCCAGGCGCGCCGCATCGCCCTGGCCGCTCAGGGGTTCAGCCGCGCGCGCCCGGTATCCGTCTCCCGCCGTC includes the following:
- a CDS encoding AI-2E family transporter; translated protein: MSEDQRPRLRDLFRPRPVSIDRIVTTDADEAVPPRLRITAAYAWRLLLIAAAIGVFIWLVMLLKLLVIPLMVAILITALLWPAFEWMLRHRFPRWAAIAISLLGTAAIVTGLVWLVIWQVRLELPAVQASTTSALDDFQVWLHEGPLQLSDKQIADYIDQGFAMIEEQTQALLSGALAIGSTVGHVFTGALLAFFALICLLADGGGIWRWTVKLFPRNARPAVDGAARNGWRTIVNYARTQLFVATIDAIGIGLGAFLLQVPLALPVAVLVFLGSFIPIVGAVVTGAVAVFLALVYNGPWIALWMLLVVLAVQQIEGHILQPIMMGSAVKVHPLAVVLVVAGGAMIAGIPGALFAVPLAAFINVAAVTLSSGSWRTGAAPSGDLIWSTVPREARRRNR
- the greA gene encoding transcription elongation factor GreA produces the protein MSTDAQVPFLTQEAYDRLVAELEHLSTTGRDEIAKRIEAAREEGDLKENGGYHAAKDEQGKQEARIRTLENLLKTAKVGEAPASRGIVEPGTVVTALVAGGEEVFLLGSREIAAGSDHDVYSEASPLGQAILGLKVGEKSSYEAPNGRSIAVEIVDVQTYTG
- a CDS encoding aminotransferase class V-fold PLP-dependent enzyme; protein product: MSTFEDYVGTFDNEPGYLNWASFGPLSPSVREEIFADADLLGSGRPSSLSLVAERIGQAQELIGELLGGHAEDVTLQPSSTQGLMHALYGLTGAMIAGTAEFPSVSLTLERASTASDRDLTPRWISPADGRVTPDAVAEALDDDVTALAVSHVDFRTGYRADLAALRELLGPDRLLIVDAVQSFGIVDEDYTVADVVVGHGYKWLRAGRGSGFAWFSPRARERIAPVLSGITGTTTTGLVMDELPAPAASARAFTVSSPDTLAAGRLAIGVRDVRDAGVAAIEARIAEHVDTMLEIADRHGIAVSSARARGERAGIVALAPDEPGRLAAALANAGLVVTARGSSVRIAAHAGTDAATFQLLDDALASFGNETFISA
- a CDS encoding endonuclease domain-containing protein; amino-acid sequence: MLPAPETIRRLGGLARGTHLQRMGFTRRSLSRSVARGDIERIRDGVFAAGPIDPQIRLATLHGGALTCASVLQLLKVWVLAPSVVPHVWVGAHRRAHPHDGCSCVSHFSRGRPPLGRASVDVALVHFLRCAGDEAFFAAYESALRLRLLSTAARLRIREMVPASALWLLDLARADADSGLESLLRLRLHLLGIRLDCQVNIPQVGRVDFVIGARLILEVDGKENHNNGATMRHRDLARDAAASALGYETLRFDYAQVVHDWPSVQAAVLAALTRLRDRA
- a CDS encoding PhoH family protein — protein: MTTRTAQQSTSTAQQSTRKTARRASSAEPDQDLRTYVLDTSVLLSDPQAFFRFAEHSVVLPVVVITELEGKRHDPEIGYFARQALRHLDDLRVEHGRLDFPVEVGEGGTLRVELANTDSSVLPAGIRLSDNDTRILSVAMHLAQDGQDVTIVSKDLPMRVKAASLGIRAEEYLAEQAVDSGWTGIATLDLSGDDISDLYESEVGISENARGLPINTGLIIHSERGSALGRVTGDGEYRLVRGDRDIFGMHGRSAEQRIAIDLLLDQEVGIVSLGGRAGTGKSALALCAGLEAVLERQQQKKIIVFRPLFAVGGQELGYLPGDQGEKMGPWGQAVFDTLGSVVSGNVVEEVIERGLLEVLPLTHIRGRSLHDAFVIVDEAQSLERNVLLTVLSRMGQNSRVILTHDVGQRDNLRVGRHDGIASVIESLKDHDLFGHVTLMRSERSAIAALVTELLEGGELS
- the ilvA gene encoding threonine ammonia-lyase; protein product: MSEVPSLTEFERAAQSLAEVISHTPTLPSRALSDALGSPVLLKMENLQRTGSFKIRGAAYRLSRLSAEERSRGVVAASAGNHAQGVALAAQALGITATIFMPIGVPVPKLLATRGYGAEVVLEGETVATSLHLAAEYAERTGAVLIHPFDHRDVVIGQGTLGLELLEDAPEVDTIVLGIGGGGLIAGVAAAVKARAAQLGRTVRVIGVQAENAAAMPPSLAAGEPVDIVTRPTIADGILVARPGAIPFEIIREFVDEVVTVSDDDLARAILVLLEQAKVVVEPAGAAGVAAILAGRVTASGTTMAVLSGGNIDPLLLQRVVSHGLAASGRYLTIRVPLPDRPGQLAQVSELIAAAGANVIEAMHTRHGHGLQISDVILELSVETRGPEHSEHTLDTLRQAGFAPIIVPD
- a CDS encoding DUF4307 domain-containing protein — encoded protein: MTTAQELDDRYGRTRRRRLPWILGGSVALLVVAAFGWMIVDQSMNSVDADDLGFDLVDEHTVDVRFQVTGVQGKDVVCIIEALDEEFGVVGWKVMEIPAGESHSQALSASVPTVAEATTGLVNTCWVA
- a CDS encoding hemolysin III family protein, which translates into the protein MSTPEPSDPDLPQLPLLEEAADDAAVDIKPTWRGWIHAGIFPVAIVVGVVLILVAQGGAAKWAAAVFMASSLLLFGNSALYHRIDWSPPVKLLLKRIDHANIFLLIAGTYTPLAVLALPPAKGSLLLSLVWGGTVVGILFRVFWIHAPRWLYVALYLLMGWAAVMFMADLLAANVTMMVLVIVGGLLYTGGAIVYAMKKPNPWPGHFGFHEIFHVCTVLAFLCHWTACLLITLDPLVPSLGA
- a CDS encoding isoprenyl transferase; the encoded protein is MSRDSQGRGPLYRLYTSRLRRHLDPATVPHHVAMMIDGNRRWARQLGYTTPAEGHRAGAAKMREFLGWCDELGVGVVSLYLLSSDNLLKRDSGELADLIEIIAELAEALSREGNWRVQHVGRADILPPELARVLADAEKRTKEHTGLHVNLAVGYGGRHEIVDAVRSIITKHEASGGTMEDLAAHLTPEMIGEHLYTGGQPDPDLVIRTSGEQRLSDFLLWQSAHSEFYFVEALGPDLRQVDFLRAIRDFADRDRRFGR